The Pyrococcus kukulkanii genome contains a region encoding:
- a CDS encoding RsmB/NOP family class I SAM-dependent RNA methyltransferase, whose translation MSYLEAFPPELQEYYRRLFGKEAEEIMRRLREPVEHYYIRVNTLKISRDKLIEELRKEGLRPKRSPYLSEGLYFVREGPNFPDDYNPKLPTVVVNKFAAESVYQGAMLYAPGVLKADKGIREGDEVQIRDSRGLLVGVGIARMDYKEMIEATRGLAVEVTLPKFKLPSLSELKAFEKGYFYPQSLPSMVTARVLEPQEEDVIIDMAAAPGGKTTHIAQLLQNRGEIIAIDKSKNRLKKMEENLKRLGVKNVKLIQMDARSLPDLGIKADKILLDAPCTALGVRPKLWEERTPRHIEATARYQRAFIWAAIKSLRRGGVLVYSTCTLSYEENEENVKFMIKKGMKLEEQSLFIGSPGIGLEKVQRFYPHKHLTQGFFIAKLRKVRD comes from the coding sequence ATGAGTTACTTAGAGGCATTTCCTCCAGAACTCCAGGAATATTATAGGAGATTATTCGGTAAGGAAGCTGAGGAGATAATGAGAAGGCTTAGGGAGCCCGTAGAACATTACTATATAAGGGTTAACACCCTTAAAATAAGTCGAGATAAGTTAATTGAGGAACTTAGGAAAGAAGGGCTGAGGCCAAAACGAAGCCCATACCTCTCGGAAGGTTTGTACTTCGTCAGGGAAGGGCCAAACTTTCCCGACGATTACAATCCAAAGCTTCCAACAGTTGTCGTTAATAAGTTTGCCGCTGAAAGTGTTTATCAGGGAGCAATGCTTTATGCCCCTGGGGTTTTAAAGGCAGATAAAGGTATAAGGGAGGGAGATGAGGTTCAAATTAGAGATTCTAGGGGACTCCTTGTTGGTGTTGGGATTGCAAGGATGGATTACAAGGAAATGATAGAAGCTACAAGAGGACTAGCTGTTGAAGTTACATTGCCTAAATTTAAGCTTCCGAGTTTAAGCGAGCTTAAGGCCTTTGAGAAGGGTTACTTCTATCCTCAAAGTCTCCCCTCAATGGTCACTGCTAGGGTTCTGGAACCTCAAGAGGAGGATGTAATAATCGATATGGCTGCTGCTCCTGGCGGTAAGACTACTCACATAGCTCAACTCCTCCAAAATAGAGGTGAAATAATTGCCATAGACAAATCAAAAAATAGGCTTAAAAAAATGGAGGAGAACCTTAAGAGGCTTGGCGTTAAGAACGTGAAATTAATTCAGATGGACGCAAGGAGCTTACCCGATTTAGGAATAAAAGCGGACAAGATACTTCTTGATGCTCCATGTACTGCCCTAGGAGTTAGGCCAAAATTGTGGGAGGAGAGGACGCCAAGGCATATTGAAGCCACTGCAAGGTACCAAAGGGCCTTCATATGGGCTGCAATTAAGAGTTTGAGGAGGGGAGGTGTCTTAGTTTACTCTACGTGCACGCTGAGTTATGAGGAGAATGAGGAAAACGTTAAGTTCATGATAAAAAAGGGAATGAAGCTTGAGGAGCAGTCGCTCTTTATAGGTTCCCCAGGAATCGGACTTGAAAAGGTTCAAAGGTTTTATCCTCACAAACACTTAACTCAGGGCTTCTTTATAGCTAAGCTCAGAAAGGTGAGGGATTAA
- a CDS encoding DUF3201 domain-containing protein: MMIREVHELLNKMWEGIFELREELKEELKEFEVEEVSEVFNAYLYIDGKWEEMKYPHPVFAVKPAGEIGATPQGFYFVFAFPKDDLTEEFVREFISKFQRSFIYGMENFLDDFYNYEHPRDPKEVWESIVKSSEEMINFEVDFPFDKEKLKKDLFDFIELARRFNLL, encoded by the coding sequence GTGATGATTCGGGAAGTTCATGAACTGTTAAATAAGATGTGGGAGGGGATTTTTGAGCTTAGAGAAGAACTCAAGGAAGAGCTCAAAGAGTTTGAGGTTGAGGAGGTTAGTGAGGTATTTAACGCTTATCTCTATATAGACGGCAAATGGGAGGAGATGAAATATCCTCATCCGGTATTTGCTGTTAAACCTGCTGGAGAGATTGGTGCAACGCCTCAGGGCTTCTACTTTGTCTTTGCGTTTCCTAAGGATGATCTTACCGAGGAGTTTGTGCGGGAATTCATAAGTAAATTCCAAAGATCGTTCATTTATGGGATGGAAAACTTTCTTGATGATTTCTACAATTACGAACATCCGAGGGATCCTAAGGAGGTTTGGGAAAGCATCGTTAAGAGTAGTGAAGAAATGATAAACTTCGAAGTAGACTTTCCTTTTGACAAAGAGAAACTTAAAAAAGACCTTTTTGATTTTATTGAACTTGCTAGGAGGTTTAATCTCCTATGA
- a CDS encoding bifunctional N(6)-L-threonylcarbamoyladenine synthase/serine/threonine protein kinase yields MIALGIEGTAHTLGIGIVTENEVLANVFDTLTTEKGGIHPKEAAEHHAKLLRPLLRKALNEAKITLEDVDVIAFSQGPGLGPALRVVATAARALAIKYNKPIVGVNHCIAHVEITKMFGVKDPVGLYVSGGNTQVLALEGGRYRVFGETLDIGIGNAIDVFARELGLGFPGGPKLEKLAQKGEKYIELPYAVKGMDLSFSGLLTEAIRKYKSGKYRAEDLAYSFQETAFAALVEVTERAVAHTEKDEVVLVGGVAANNRLREMLRIMTEDRGIKFFVPPYELCRDNGAMIAYTGLRMYRAGIKFKIEETIVKQKFRTDEVEITW; encoded by the coding sequence ATGATAGCACTTGGGATAGAAGGAACAGCTCACACACTTGGCATTGGAATCGTCACAGAAAATGAAGTACTAGCTAATGTTTTTGATACTTTAACAACTGAAAAAGGAGGGATACACCCGAAAGAAGCCGCAGAGCATCATGCTAAGCTTCTAAGGCCCTTACTGAGGAAAGCCCTTAATGAAGCGAAAATAACTCTTGAAGACGTTGATGTCATAGCTTTTTCTCAAGGCCCAGGATTGGGACCTGCTCTACGAGTTGTAGCTACAGCAGCGCGTGCACTTGCCATAAAGTACAACAAGCCCATCGTCGGAGTAAATCATTGTATTGCCCATGTAGAAATAACAAAGATGTTTGGGGTAAAGGATCCAGTGGGACTTTACGTTAGTGGTGGAAACACCCAGGTTCTCGCTCTTGAAGGGGGAAGATACAGGGTTTTTGGTGAGACCCTAGACATTGGAATAGGAAATGCAATCGATGTATTCGCTAGGGAATTAGGGTTGGGATTCCCAGGAGGACCAAAGCTTGAGAAGCTAGCTCAGAAGGGTGAAAAATATATAGAGTTACCATACGCCGTCAAAGGCATGGATTTGAGCTTTTCTGGGTTGCTAACGGAAGCAATTAGAAAATATAAAAGCGGTAAATACAGAGCAGAAGATCTCGCGTACTCATTTCAGGAGACAGCGTTTGCTGCTTTAGTGGAGGTAACTGAAAGAGCCGTTGCACACACGGAAAAAGATGAAGTCGTCCTTGTAGGTGGCGTTGCGGCAAATAACAGGCTTAGGGAGATGCTCAGGATTATGACCGAAGATCGTGGAATTAAGTTCTTTGTGCCCCCTTACGAATTATGTCGAGATAATGGAGCAATGATAGCTTACACCGGATTAAGGATGTACAGGGCGGGGATAAAGTTCAAGATTGAGGAAACCATAGTAAAGCAGAAGTTTAGAACTGACGAGGTTGAGATAACATGGTAG
- a CDS encoding preprotein translocase subunit SecD has protein sequence MKWKKILLNGRVILLIFFLMISIISLATRGLTFGLDISGGISITVKLEKPVDPQTMEQVRIALDQRLNALGVKDITIEPWGNQFVIIKVARVSEEEADQLVKTIERQGVFYAEFEGVIFATGKDILNVGSVSYDPRQSAWVVPFRLSKEAAEKFAELARGKAGYPVDMFLDPPVNSTLVVSKEFYNALTSSEFMMAGNMTLAERIEKAFNIKILVYNNQTAEEIAEVAKNSERVILVDVNSDLAKELKALGLSVEIRTREKDETMDEFVRRVLRLYGPYKVGSGLATGQPQTEVMISIGGSQNDVRARNDAQIVAVVLRSGSLPVKLSIERIDYISPKLGENFKQQVLIAGIAALLVVGAIVYLHYRRFKIAIPVMFTSFSEVLIILGIASMIRWNLDLPSIAGIIAAIGTGVDQQIVITDELLGEVGGVKRRSVKRSGVLKRMGRAFFIILASATTTIVAMSFLFKFFVGGLRGFAFTTILGVLVGILITRPAYGEIAKVLIGERR, from the coding sequence ATGAAATGGAAGAAGATACTGTTAAATGGTAGGGTTATCCTACTCATATTCTTTTTGATGATTTCCATAATTTCCCTGGCAACAAGAGGACTAACATTTGGCCTCGATATAAGCGGTGGAATTTCCATAACTGTAAAGCTTGAGAAGCCCGTTGATCCTCAAACAATGGAACAGGTAAGAATAGCCCTGGACCAGAGGCTTAATGCCTTAGGCGTTAAAGATATTACAATAGAGCCCTGGGGTAACCAGTTTGTAATAATTAAAGTTGCAAGGGTAAGCGAAGAGGAAGCTGACCAGCTAGTTAAAACGATAGAGAGGCAGGGTGTATTCTATGCAGAATTTGAGGGGGTTATATTTGCTACTGGAAAAGACATTCTTAATGTAGGTAGCGTTAGTTACGATCCAAGGCAAAGCGCATGGGTCGTACCCTTTAGGCTTTCAAAGGAAGCAGCAGAAAAGTTTGCAGAATTGGCAAGAGGAAAGGCCGGGTATCCTGTTGACATGTTCTTAGATCCCCCCGTCAATTCAACGCTTGTAGTTTCAAAAGAATTTTACAATGCATTGACATCCTCTGAGTTTATGATGGCAGGAAATATGACATTGGCGGAGAGAATTGAGAAGGCCTTTAATATAAAGATCCTCGTATACAATAATCAGACAGCAGAGGAAATAGCCGAGGTTGCAAAAAACTCAGAAAGAGTAATATTAGTCGATGTAAATAGCGACCTCGCAAAGGAGCTTAAAGCTCTAGGACTAAGCGTTGAAATCAGAACTAGGGAGAAAGATGAGACAATGGATGAGTTCGTTAGGAGAGTACTCAGGCTTTATGGTCCATACAAGGTTGGCTCGGGACTTGCTACCGGGCAACCTCAAACTGAAGTTATGATATCAATTGGGGGATCTCAGAATGACGTCCGAGCAAGGAATGATGCACAGATTGTAGCTGTTGTCCTTAGAAGTGGTTCCCTTCCAGTAAAACTTTCAATTGAAAGGATAGACTACATATCTCCAAAACTTGGTGAAAACTTCAAACAACAAGTTTTAATTGCAGGCATTGCGGCCCTCTTGGTCGTTGGAGCGATTGTATATCTACATTATAGGAGGTTCAAAATAGCTATTCCTGTTATGTTCACAAGTTTCAGTGAGGTTCTAATAATCCTCGGCATTGCCTCGATGATCAGATGGAATCTTGATCTACCTAGTATAGCTGGAATAATAGCCGCAATTGGTACTGGGGTTGACCAACAGATAGTAATTACGGATGAACTCCTTGGTGAAGTGGGTGGGGTGAAGAGACGGTCAGTAAAAAGGAGTGGAGTTCTAAAAAGAATGGGAAGAGCATTTTTCATAATTCTAGCGTCGGCAACGACAACGATAGTTGCAATGAGTTTTCTCTTTAAGTTCTTCGTTGGGGGTCTGAGAGGATTTGCATTCACAACTATCTTAGGGGTACTTGTGGGGATCCTAATAACTAGGCCAGCGTACGGTGAGATAGCTAAGGTGCTAATTGGAGAGAGGAGGTGA
- a CDS encoding potassium channel family protein encodes MYIIIMGAGRIGTLVAKMLENAGHDVAIIEMNKERAKEISEHITGLVIEGDATDQKVLEEANIKRADAFAALTGRDDANILACILAKHINSNIMTILRITDPTKKQVFEEVKELRAYFDIVVSPEDIAANYIFRTLVTPGFDRVLLPREGAEIIQFQITEDSEVAGKPVRELGLPKDSLIIAIYDERGNLVIPSGDTVLPDRGQVVIFAKSSALQDVKKIMEAKKKKE; translated from the coding sequence ATGTACATTATAATCATGGGTGCTGGAAGAATAGGAACCTTAGTTGCTAAGATGCTTGAAAACGCTGGTCATGATGTTGCGATAATCGAGATGAATAAGGAAAGAGCCAAGGAAATTTCGGAACATATAACTGGCCTCGTAATTGAAGGAGATGCCACTGATCAAAAGGTCTTGGAAGAAGCCAACATAAAAAGGGCAGATGCTTTCGCTGCTTTAACTGGAAGAGATGACGCGAATATCTTAGCGTGTATCTTGGCGAAGCATATAAACTCCAATATTATGACGATTTTAAGGATTACGGATCCAACTAAGAAGCAAGTTTTCGAAGAGGTTAAAGAATTAAGGGCATACTTTGACATTGTAGTATCTCCTGAGGACATAGCAGCAAATTACATCTTTAGAACTCTTGTGACGCCAGGGTTTGACAGAGTTTTATTACCCAGAGAAGGAGCCGAGATAATCCAATTTCAAATAACAGAGGACAGTGAAGTTGCAGGTAAGCCTGTTAGAGAGTTAGGTCTTCCGAAAGACTCCCTAATAATAGCGATTTACGATGAAAGGGGTAACCTGGTGATCCCCTCTGGAGATACTGTTTTACCCGATAGGGGACAAGTTGTCATCTTTGCAAAAAGTTCCGCATTACAGGATGTGAAGAAAATTATGGAGGCAAAGAAGAAAAAAGAATAA
- a CDS encoding site-2 protease family protein, with protein MLSLAMIILAILAFWALIMIIGTIKFKDSESVEVAPFQLIWRTKRFLNFIYKVGREKKNFWKIYGDVGIVVGFIGMGVVLYYLTRQAYKILHPQGPVVPGAQLVIPGVTIPLTYGLIALAVLLIVHELSHGLVAVAEGIPLKSVGLVLFFIIPGAFVEPDEDAFKKAPLRSRLRVLGAGSFANIIVALIALLIINGIGLAFEPAGVEVQGVVKGSPAEGILHPGDVIVGIDGKNFTTIEEFIRIMNETRPNQTITVTVLKNGKIETLKITLAEHPEKPGKGFIGIYPIQHLISKIGFTRELMTLFFTFYWIYVLNIGIGLMNLLPLYPLDGGRMLMDTLTEKFPRVGKPIGYSIVALSLVLLIINILPSIRGLTG; from the coding sequence ATATTGAGTCTAGCAATGATTATCTTGGCTATCTTGGCATTTTGGGCCCTAATAATGATAATCGGGACAATTAAATTCAAAGACAGTGAAAGCGTTGAAGTGGCTCCTTTTCAACTTATATGGAGAACTAAGAGATTTTTAAATTTCATATATAAGGTTGGAAGAGAAAAAAAGAACTTTTGGAAAATTTATGGGGATGTTGGAATAGTAGTTGGGTTCATTGGCATGGGTGTTGTTCTATATTATCTTACTCGCCAAGCATATAAGATATTACACCCCCAGGGTCCAGTAGTCCCCGGAGCCCAACTTGTTATTCCAGGAGTTACGATCCCCCTAACTTATGGGTTAATAGCCCTTGCCGTTCTGTTAATCGTCCATGAATTAAGCCATGGACTCGTAGCAGTGGCAGAGGGAATACCTTTAAAATCTGTAGGGCTAGTTCTGTTCTTCATTATCCCCGGAGCGTTCGTAGAACCGGACGAAGATGCCTTTAAAAAAGCTCCATTGAGGAGCAGGTTAAGGGTCCTTGGAGCTGGGAGCTTTGCAAATATAATAGTTGCCTTAATTGCACTTTTAATAATTAATGGAATAGGACTCGCCTTTGAGCCTGCTGGAGTTGAAGTCCAAGGTGTTGTAAAAGGAAGTCCTGCAGAAGGAATTCTTCACCCAGGAGATGTAATAGTCGGAATTGATGGAAAGAATTTCACAACGATCGAAGAGTTCATTAGGATAATGAATGAAACGAGGCCAAACCAGACAATAACCGTAACGGTACTTAAGAATGGAAAGATCGAAACTCTCAAAATAACCTTGGCAGAGCACCCAGAGAAACCGGGGAAAGGGTTCATTGGCATTTATCCTATTCAGCATCTAATTTCAAAAATTGGATTCACAAGAGAACTAATGACCCTATTCTTCACGTTCTACTGGATATATGTTCTTAACATAGGGATAGGACTAATGAACCTCCTTCCCCTCTATCCACTGGATGGCGGGAGGATGCTTATGGACACACTCACCGAAAAGTTCCCAAGAGTTGGAAAGCCCATAGGGTATTCAATTGTAGCATTGTCCCTTGTACTGCTCATAATAAACATACTGCCATCAATTAGGGGGCTGACAGGATGA
- a CDS encoding ATP synthase subunit K (produces ATP from ADP in the presence of a proton gradient across the membrane; the K subunit is a nonenzymatic component which binds the dimeric form by interacting with the G and E subunits), giving the protein MDPIVYVALGMALGAGIAGAASSFGVGIAGAAAAGAVAEDEKNFRNALILEGLPMTQSIYGLITLFLIGMTAGIIGGGGFKFAEPTTQNLIKSAILFGAGLLVGLTGLSAIPQGIIASAGVGAVSKNPKTFTQNLIFAAMAETMAIFGLVGAIILIMSL; this is encoded by the coding sequence ATGGATCCAATAGTTTACGTTGCCTTGGGTATGGCGCTTGGAGCAGGAATAGCAGGAGCTGCATCTTCATTTGGAGTTGGAATAGCCGGTGCAGCTGCCGCAGGAGCAGTGGCAGAAGATGAGAAGAACTTCAGGAACGCACTGATCCTTGAGGGTCTTCCAATGACCCAGAGTATCTACGGTCTCATCACCCTCTTCCTGATAGGAATGACGGCGGGGATAATCGGTGGAGGGGGCTTCAAGTTCGCCGAACCAACGACTCAGAATCTCATTAAGAGCGCAATCTTGTTCGGCGCAGGCCTTTTAGTTGGTCTTACGGGGCTTTCGGCAATTCCCCAGGGTATCATTGCAAGTGCTGGTGTTGGTGCAGTCAGCAAGAATCCCAAAACATTTACCCAGAACCTTATCTTTGCTGCTATGGCAGAGACGATGGCAATATTTGGTCTCGTTGGAGCAATAATACTGATTATGAGCCTCTAA
- a CDS encoding V-type ATP synthase subunit E, whose amino-acid sequence MSGAELIIQEINREAEQKVKYILEEAHKEAEKIKEEARRKAEARAEWILRKAKTQAELEKQRIIANARLEVRRKKLAVQEKLIREVIEEVKKRLRELPQEEYFETIKVLLKSAVQELGEKKVRVYSNERTLSLIASRIDELRAELEDVSIEIGEAIETIGGVVIENEAGDIRIDNTFEARMERMDSEIRSRIAKVLFG is encoded by the coding sequence ATGTCTGGGGCTGAGCTAATAATACAGGAGATCAACAGGGAGGCAGAGCAGAAGGTAAAGTACATCCTAGAAGAGGCACACAAGGAAGCTGAGAAGATAAAGGAGGAAGCTAGGAGGAAGGCTGAAGCTAGGGCTGAGTGGATACTTAGGAAGGCAAAAACTCAGGCCGAATTAGAAAAACAGAGAATAATAGCAAATGCAAGACTTGAAGTAAGGAGAAAAAAACTGGCTGTGCAGGAGAAATTAATTCGGGAGGTCATTGAAGAGGTTAAGAAAAGGCTGAGGGAGCTCCCCCAGGAGGAATACTTTGAAACGATAAAAGTCTTACTGAAGTCGGCAGTCCAGGAGCTTGGAGAAAAGAAGGTTAGAGTTTATTCAAACGAGAGAACGCTCTCCTTGATAGCTTCGCGGATTGACGAGTTAAGGGCCGAACTTGAGGACGTCTCGATAGAGATAGGCGAGGCAATAGAGACCATTGGAGGAGTTGTAATTGAAAATGAAGCAGGAGACATAAGGATAGACAACACCTTCGAGGCAAGAATGGAGAGAATGGATAGTGAAATCAGGTCTAGAATAGCAAAAGTTCTCTTTGGGTGA
- a CDS encoding V-type ATP synthase subunit H, translating into MEDILREIVKAEKRAEERIERAKVQAKEIVKNAKIDARKIEEEIINNAQKEAAKIIEEKKKEGEEEAKKILSEGEKEIEELKTKAQERFEQAVSECLKLVRGM; encoded by the coding sequence ATGGAGGATATCTTAAGAGAGATTGTTAAAGCTGAGAAACGTGCTGAAGAGAGAATTGAAAGGGCTAAGGTTCAAGCTAAGGAAATAGTGAAAAATGCAAAAATCGATGCTCGAAAAATTGAAGAAGAGATAATAAACAACGCACAAAAAGAGGCTGCAAAGATTATTGAAGAAAAGAAAAAAGAAGGTGAAGAGGAAGCTAAAAAGATTCTTTCTGAGGGGGAGAAAGAAATTGAGGAACTTAAAACGAAGGCACAAGAAAGGTTTGAGCAGGCTGTTTCTGAGTGTTTAAAATTGGTAAGAGGGATGTAG
- a CDS encoding lysylphosphatidylglycerol synthase transmembrane domain-containing protein, producing MNAKKYLTIIVGIGIIIVLLWWAGIRDSIGLMLQANLKYLALAVLMYCIAILSWSIRWGVFLRGANIRTSFIKVIEGVFVGIFLNNLTPGARTGGEAIKALYIAKSSNGTYPKVFATVMADRILDIIPVAMLMLIAFIYSVVHGIKVLVWVLLLSLILLMLVVIITVVFSVKENYAMSLIMGIFRIFRRIFPSRLSNYEEKMESKIKGGIREFKSTLIGISKRKRDVVFSTLWSFVLWLSDVLRTYFIFLSLGSRVSLLQVLLVKMASMALAMISVIPGGIGISETIQSALFLAVGVEKTVAVSATVLDRIISFWAPTFIGGVLVLKRKDVLRLDKLSPK from the coding sequence ATGAATGCCAAGAAGTACTTAACAATTATCGTTGGGATTGGAATAATCATAGTCCTGTTGTGGTGGGCGGGTATTAGGGATTCCATAGGTTTAATGCTTCAAGCTAATCTAAAGTACCTAGCTTTAGCTGTTCTTATGTATTGCATAGCTATTCTCTCGTGGTCTATTAGATGGGGTGTGTTCCTAAGAGGGGCGAATATTAGAACCTCATTTATTAAGGTAATTGAGGGTGTGTTTGTTGGTATATTCCTTAACAACTTGACACCAGGGGCCAGAACGGGCGGTGAGGCTATTAAAGCGTTGTATATTGCAAAATCCTCAAATGGTACATATCCAAAGGTTTTTGCGACTGTCATGGCTGATAGAATCCTTGACATTATACCTGTTGCCATGCTAATGCTAATAGCTTTTATATATTCAGTTGTCCATGGAATAAAAGTCCTAGTATGGGTTCTTTTGCTGTCCTTGATTCTTTTAATGCTTGTTGTCATAATTACGGTTGTGTTCTCTGTTAAGGAAAATTATGCAATGTCATTGATAATGGGGATATTTAGGATTTTTAGAAGGATTTTCCCGAGTAGACTTTCAAACTACGAAGAAAAAATGGAAAGTAAGATAAAGGGAGGGATTAGAGAATTTAAATCAACACTTATTGGTATATCAAAAAGGAAGAGAGACGTTGTATTTAGTACACTCTGGTCATTTGTGTTATGGCTCTCTGACGTTTTAAGAACGTATTTTATTTTCTTAAGCTTGGGGAGTAGGGTGTCCCTGCTTCAGGTTTTGCTTGTTAAAATGGCGTCAATGGCCTTAGCCATGATTAGTGTTATCCCAGGAGGGATAGGAATTAGTGAAACTATCCAATCTGCCTTATTCCTAGCTGTTGGTGTGGAAAAAACGGTGGCAGTTTCTGCCACGGTTCTCGATAGGATAATCTCATTTTGGGCTCCTACATTTATAGGAGGGGTTCTTGTATTAAAGAGAAAGGACGTTCTCCGGTTGGATAAACTCTCTCCTAAGTAA
- a CDS encoding DUF835 domain-containing protein — protein sequence MVDFLAFVYRASLFLIFLALMVYSIRQYIESPPEFKSLFRNSSILFGVASLVRFVDILYLYISIPYYHDIHVLGHVVVLVGISWIYISFTRRLTSFFYPKEPKIKGVHAYLVTSLIEVESLLRGSKVLAITRNPEIYRKYNAKVVWVTTTKEKHGVSPTALHVILDLAIRFAQENKGGVVVLDCVEFLILYNGFKSTYKFLTNLKDHLLTRGAKLVIILNPQALDKKEWNLLRREFIQPENVLSL from the coding sequence ATGGTAGATTTTCTAGCCTTTGTATATAGAGCCTCACTCTTCCTAATATTTCTGGCCCTTATGGTTTACAGTATCCGCCAATATATAGAAAGCCCCCCAGAGTTTAAGTCGCTATTTAGAAACAGCTCGATTCTGTTTGGAGTTGCCTCCCTGGTTAGATTCGTCGATATACTCTACCTATACATCAGCATCCCCTATTACCATGATATCCATGTTCTTGGACATGTTGTGGTATTGGTTGGCATTTCATGGATATACATCAGCTTCACCAGAAGGTTAACGAGCTTTTTCTATCCAAAAGAACCAAAAATTAAAGGTGTTCATGCATACTTAGTGACATCACTTATAGAGGTAGAAAGCTTGCTAAGAGGATCAAAAGTACTTGCCATAACAAGGAATCCCGAGATTTATAGGAAGTACAATGCAAAAGTAGTCTGGGTGACAACGACAAAGGAAAAACATGGTGTATCTCCAACGGCACTTCATGTTATCCTCGACCTAGCTATTAGATTTGCTCAGGAAAATAAAGGAGGAGTTGTAGTTTTAGATTGCGTAGAGTTCCTAATCTTATATAATGGCTTTAAATCGACGTATAAGTTTCTTACAAATTTGAAAGATCATCTCCTGACAAGAGGAGCAAAGCTCGTCATAATATTAAATCCTCAAGCTCTAGATAAGAAAGAATGGAACTTACTTAGGAGAGAGTTTATCCAACCGGAGAACGTCCTTTCTCTTTAA
- a CDS encoding protein translocase subunit SecF, which yields MIKEKLKILVEMEPKKMIIYPLIVFGIALIIILANYITTGSIVKEGIELQGGSVITLQGVTADPDTIAEKIREETGINVNVERFTSVTGGGGIRVYIPAGENVDKVREALKQLFPNVEPQTTVIGPTFGRMVKEQGIKAITYAFIGMAIVVFLFFRVPVPSLTVVFSAFSDMVIAIALMDIFGIELSQATIAALLMLIGYSVDSNILLTTRLLKRKEFTVEEAYYSSLKTGFTMSTTTLGALASLWLFSTAQVIDDIASVLIFGLLADFMNTWILNAGVLRLYITKREGKK from the coding sequence GTGATCAAAGAGAAGTTGAAAATTTTAGTTGAAATGGAACCCAAGAAAATGATCATTTACCCCCTCATTGTTTTCGGCATTGCGTTGATAATAATATTAGCCAACTATATTACCACGGGGAGTATAGTTAAAGAGGGAATAGAGCTTCAAGGAGGTTCAGTAATAACCCTTCAAGGTGTAACTGCAGATCCAGATACTATCGCCGAAAAAATAAGGGAAGAGACAGGGATAAATGTGAACGTAGAGAGGTTCACAAGTGTAACGGGCGGAGGAGGAATTAGGGTTTATATTCCGGCTGGAGAAAATGTTGATAAAGTTAGGGAAGCACTAAAACAGCTGTTTCCAAACGTGGAACCACAGACAACTGTGATAGGACCTACTTTCGGGAGAATGGTAAAGGAACAGGGAATAAAGGCTATAACCTATGCATTTATAGGTATGGCCATTGTGGTCTTCCTATTCTTTAGAGTTCCAGTTCCATCGCTTACAGTCGTGTTCTCGGCGTTTTCAGATATGGTGATCGCCATTGCATTAATGGACATTTTTGGAATAGAGCTTAGTCAGGCAACTATTGCAGCTTTACTCATGCTTATAGGTTATTCGGTTGATAGTAATATCCTTTTAACAACGAGACTTTTAAAACGGAAAGAATTTACTGTTGAGGAGGCATATTATTCATCTCTTAAGACTGGATTCACGATGAGCACCACTACATTAGGAGCACTGGCATCTTTGTGGCTCTTCTCGACTGCCCAGGTTATAGATGATATAGCCTCAGTACTGATATTCGGTTTACTTGCAGATTTCATGAATACTTGGATATTAAATGCGGGGGTTCTAAGATTGTATATAACCAAGAGGGAGGGTAAAAAATGA